From a single Canis lupus baileyi chromosome 14, mCanLup2.hap1, whole genome shotgun sequence genomic region:
- the EXOSC4 gene encoding exosome complex component RRP41 isoform X1 — MAGLELLSDQGYRVDGRRAGELRKIQARMGVFAQADGSAYIEQGNTKALAVVYGPHEIRGSRARALPDRALVNCQYSSATFSTGERKRRPHGDRKSCEMGLHLRQTFEAAILTQLHPRSQIDIYVQVLQADGGTYAACVNAATLAVLDAGIPMRDFVCACSAGFVDNTALADLSHVEEAAGGPQLALALLPASGQIALLEMDARLHEDHLEQVLEAAARAARDVHTVLDRVVRQHVREASILLGD, encoded by the exons ATGGCGGGCCTGGAGCTCCTGTCGGACCAGGGCTACCGGGTGGACGGACGGCGCGCCGGGGAGCTGCGCAAGATCCAGGCGCGGATGGGCGTGTTCGCGCAGGCCGACGGCTCGGCCTACATCGAGCAAGGCAACACCAAGGCGCTGGCGGTGGTCTACGGGCCGCACGAG ATCCGGGGCTCCCGGGCTCGAGCCCTGCCAGACAGGGCCCTGGTGAACTGTCAGTATAGCTCTGCGACCTTCAGCACAGGCGAACGCAAGCGACGACCGCATGGGGACCGAAAGTCTTGCGAGATGGGCCTGCACCTACGTCAGACATTTGAGGCAGCCATCCTAACACAGCTGCACCCACGTTCCCAGATAGATATATATGTGCAG GTGCTGCAGGCAGATGGTGGGACCTACGCAGCTTGTGTGAATGCAGCCACGCTGGCAGTGCTGGATGCGGGAATACCCATGCGGGACTTTGTGTGTGCCTGCTCAGCTGGCTTTGTGGACAACACAGCCCTGGCGGACCTCAGCCATGTGGAAGAGGCAGCTGGTGGCCCCCAGCTGGCCCTGGCCTTGCTGCCGGCCTCAGGCCAGATTGCACTGCTTGAAATGGATGCTCGGCTACATGAGGACCACCTGGAACAGGTGCTAGAGGCGGCTGCCCGGGCTGCCCGTGATGTGCACACTGTGCTGGACCGTGTGGTTCGGCAGCATGTACGCGAGGCCTCTATTTTGCTGGGGGACTGA
- the EXOSC4 gene encoding exosome complex component RRP41 isoform X2: MAGARSGARSQRRRWGATRNEIRGSRARALPDRALVNCQYSSATFSTGERKRRPHGDRKSCEMGLHLRQTFEAAILTQLHPRSQIDIYVQVLQADGGTYAACVNAATLAVLDAGIPMRDFVCACSAGFVDNTALADLSHVEEAAGGPQLALALLPASGQIALLEMDARLHEDHLEQVLEAAARAARDVHTVLDRVVRQHVREASILLGD; the protein is encoded by the exons ATGGCTGGGGCACGTAGCGGGGCGCGTTCGCAGCGGCGGAGATGGGGAGCAACTCGGAACGAG ATCCGGGGCTCCCGGGCTCGAGCCCTGCCAGACAGGGCCCTGGTGAACTGTCAGTATAGCTCTGCGACCTTCAGCACAGGCGAACGCAAGCGACGACCGCATGGGGACCGAAAGTCTTGCGAGATGGGCCTGCACCTACGTCAGACATTTGAGGCAGCCATCCTAACACAGCTGCACCCACGTTCCCAGATAGATATATATGTGCAG GTGCTGCAGGCAGATGGTGGGACCTACGCAGCTTGTGTGAATGCAGCCACGCTGGCAGTGCTGGATGCGGGAATACCCATGCGGGACTTTGTGTGTGCCTGCTCAGCTGGCTTTGTGGACAACACAGCCCTGGCGGACCTCAGCCATGTGGAAGAGGCAGCTGGTGGCCCCCAGCTGGCCCTGGCCTTGCTGCCGGCCTCAGGCCAGATTGCACTGCTTGAAATGGATGCTCGGCTACATGAGGACCACCTGGAACAGGTGCTAGAGGCGGCTGCCCGGGCTGCCCGTGATGTGCACACTGTGCTGGACCGTGTGGTTCGGCAGCATGTACGCGAGGCCTCTATTTTGCTGGGGGACTGA
- the GPAA1 gene encoding glycosylphosphatidylinositol anchor attachment 1 protein isoform X2, whose product MGLLSDPVRRRALARLVLRLNAPLWALPAAWLERAMRSVGLEVYTQSFSRKLPFPDEAHERYMVSGTNVYGILRAPRAASTESLVLTVPCGSDATNSQAVGLLLALAAHFRGQIYWAKDIIFLVTEQDLLGTEAWLEAYHDVNVTGMQSSPLQGRAGAIQAAVALELSTDVVTSLDVAVEGLNGQLPNLDLLNLFQTFCQKGGLLCTLQGKLQPQDWTSVDGPLQGLQTLLLMVLQQASGRPHGPHGLFLRYRVEALTIRGINSFRQYKYDLVAVGKALEGVFRKLNHLLERLHQSFFFYLLPALSRFVSIGLYMPAVGFLLLVLGLKALELWMQLHEAGVGPEEAGGGPESSPPLQPAQSVGLASLVAPLLISQAMGLALYILPVLGQHVATQHFPVAEAEAVVLTLLAIYAAGLALPHSTQRVVSARAPDRGWMALKLVAIIYLALQLACIALTNFSLGFLLAVTMVPAAALTKPYGPRPLYATLLVLTSPAATLLGSLFLWRELQEAPLSLAEGWQLFLVAVAQGVLEHHTYGAMLFPLLALGLYPCWLLFWNVLFWK is encoded by the exons ATGGGCCTCCTGTCGGACCCGGTGCGCCGGCGCGCCCTCGCCCGCCTGGTGCTGCGGCTGAACGCGCCGCTGTG GGCTCTGCCGGCGGCCTGGCTGGAGCGTGCCATGCGGTCCGTGGGGCTGGAGGTGTACACGCAGAGCTTCTCCCGGAAACTGCCCTTTCCCGACGAGGCCCACGAGCGCTAT ATGGTGTCGGGCACCAACGTGTACGGCATCCTGCGGGCCCCGCGCGCCGCCAGCACCGAGTCCCTGGTGCTCACCGTGCCCTGTGGCTCCGACGCCACCAACAGCCAGGCTGTGGGGCTGCTGCTGGCACTTGCTGCCCACTTTCGGG GGCAGATTTACTGGGCCAAAGACATCATCTTCTTGGTGACAGAGCAAGACCTCCTGGGCACGGAGGCCTGGCTTGAGGCCTACCACGACGTCAACGTCACCG GCATGCAGTCCTCCCCTCTGCAGGGCCGGGCTGGGGCGATCCAGGCAGCTGTGGCCCTGGAGCTGAGCACTGATGTGGTCACTAGCCTGGACGTGGCCGTGGAGGGGCTCAATGGGCAGCTGCCCAACCTCGATCTGCTCAACCTCTTCCAGACTTTCTGTCAGAAAGGGGGGCTGCTGTGTACTCTGCAGGGCAAG CTGCAGCCCCAGGACTGGACGTCAGTAGACGGGCCGCTGCAGGGCCTGCAGACACTCCTGCTCATGGTTCTGCAGCAGGCCTCTGGCCGCCCCCACGGTCCTCACGGCCTGTTCTTGCGCTACCGCGTGGAGGCCCTGACTATCCGCGGCATCAACAGCTTCCGACAGTACAAGTATGACTTGGTGGCAGTGGGCAA GGCCCTGGAGGGCGTGTTCCGCAAACTCAACCACCTCCTGGAGCGCCTGCACCAGTCCTTCTTCTTCTACCTGCTGCCTGCACTTTCCCGCTTCGTCTCCATCGGCCTCTACATGCCTGCTGTCGGCTTCTTGCTCTTAGTCCTTGGCCTCAAG GCTCTGGAGCTGTGGATGCAGTTGCACGAGGCGGGAGTGGGCCCCGAGGAGGCTGGGGGGGGCCCTGAATCTAGTCCTCCTCTCCAGCCAGCACAG AGTGTGGGGCTGGCCTCGCTTGTGGCGCCTTTGCTGATCTCACAAGCCATGGGCCTGGCCCTCTACATCCTGCCAGTGCTGGGCCAACACGTGGCCACCCAGCACTTCCCCGTGGCTGAGGCCGAGGCCGTGGTGCTGACCTTGCTGGCCATCTATGCAGCCGGCTTGGCCCTTCCACACAGCACCCAGCG GGTGGTGAGTGCACGGGCCCCAGACAGAGGCTGGATGGCGCTGAAGCTCGTGGCCATCATCTACCTGGCGCTACAATTGGCCTGCATCGCCCTCACCAACTtctcactgggcttcctgctggcTGTCACCATGGTGCCCGCTGCGGCGCTCACGAAGCCCTATGGGCCCCG GCCACTCTATGCTACCCTGTTGGTGCTGACGAGCCCCGCAGCCACGCTCCTGGGCAGCCTGTTCCTTTGGCGAGAGCTGCAGGAGGCGCCGCTGTCGCTGGCCGAGGGCTGGCAGCTGTTCCTGGTGGCAGTGGCCCAGGGTGTGCTGGAACACCATACCTATGGCGCCATGCTCTTTCCACTGCTGGCTCTGGGCCTCTACCCCTGCTGGCTGCTTTTCTGGAATGTGCTCTTCTGGAAGTGA
- the GPAA1 gene encoding glycosylphosphatidylinositol anchor attachment 1 protein isoform X1, which translates to MGLLSDPVRRRALARLVLRLNAPLCALSYAAGVAWFLALAFPPLTQRTYMSENAMGSTMVEEQFAGGERARGWARDFAAHRRKAGALPAAWLERAMRSVGLEVYTQSFSRKLPFPDEAHERYMVSGTNVYGILRAPRAASTESLVLTVPCGSDATNSQAVGLLLALAAHFRGQIYWAKDIIFLVTEQDLLGTEAWLEAYHDVNVTGMQSSPLQGRAGAIQAAVALELSTDVVTSLDVAVEGLNGQLPNLDLLNLFQTFCQKGGLLCTLQGKLQPQDWTSVDGPLQGLQTLLLMVLQQASGRPHGPHGLFLRYRVEALTIRGINSFRQYKYDLVAVGKALEGVFRKLNHLLERLHQSFFFYLLPALSRFVSIGLYMPAVGFLLLVLGLKALELWMQLHEAGVGPEEAGGGPESSPPLQPAQSVGLASLVAPLLISQAMGLALYILPVLGQHVATQHFPVAEAEAVVLTLLAIYAAGLALPHSTQRVVSARAPDRGWMALKLVAIIYLALQLACIALTNFSLGFLLAVTMVPAAALTKPYGPRPLYATLLVLTSPAATLLGSLFLWRELQEAPLSLAEGWQLFLVAVAQGVLEHHTYGAMLFPLLALGLYPCWLLFWNVLFWK; encoded by the exons ATGGGCCTCCTGTCGGACCCGGTGCGCCGGCGCGCCCTCGCCCGCCTGGTGCTGCGGCTGAACGCGCCGCTGTG CGCGCTGAGCTACGCGGCGGGCGTCGCCTGGTTCCTGGCGCTGGCCTTCCCGCCGCTGACGCAGCGCACCTACATGTCGGAGAACGCCATGGGCTCCACCATGGTGGAGGAGCAGTTCGCGGGCGGGGAGCGCGCCCGGGGCTGGGCCCGCGACTTCGCGGCGCACCGCAGGAAGGCGGG GGCTCTGCCGGCGGCCTGGCTGGAGCGTGCCATGCGGTCCGTGGGGCTGGAGGTGTACACGCAGAGCTTCTCCCGGAAACTGCCCTTTCCCGACGAGGCCCACGAGCGCTAT ATGGTGTCGGGCACCAACGTGTACGGCATCCTGCGGGCCCCGCGCGCCGCCAGCACCGAGTCCCTGGTGCTCACCGTGCCCTGTGGCTCCGACGCCACCAACAGCCAGGCTGTGGGGCTGCTGCTGGCACTTGCTGCCCACTTTCGGG GGCAGATTTACTGGGCCAAAGACATCATCTTCTTGGTGACAGAGCAAGACCTCCTGGGCACGGAGGCCTGGCTTGAGGCCTACCACGACGTCAACGTCACCG GCATGCAGTCCTCCCCTCTGCAGGGCCGGGCTGGGGCGATCCAGGCAGCTGTGGCCCTGGAGCTGAGCACTGATGTGGTCACTAGCCTGGACGTGGCCGTGGAGGGGCTCAATGGGCAGCTGCCCAACCTCGATCTGCTCAACCTCTTCCAGACTTTCTGTCAGAAAGGGGGGCTGCTGTGTACTCTGCAGGGCAAG CTGCAGCCCCAGGACTGGACGTCAGTAGACGGGCCGCTGCAGGGCCTGCAGACACTCCTGCTCATGGTTCTGCAGCAGGCCTCTGGCCGCCCCCACGGTCCTCACGGCCTGTTCTTGCGCTACCGCGTGGAGGCCCTGACTATCCGCGGCATCAACAGCTTCCGACAGTACAAGTATGACTTGGTGGCAGTGGGCAA GGCCCTGGAGGGCGTGTTCCGCAAACTCAACCACCTCCTGGAGCGCCTGCACCAGTCCTTCTTCTTCTACCTGCTGCCTGCACTTTCCCGCTTCGTCTCCATCGGCCTCTACATGCCTGCTGTCGGCTTCTTGCTCTTAGTCCTTGGCCTCAAG GCTCTGGAGCTGTGGATGCAGTTGCACGAGGCGGGAGTGGGCCCCGAGGAGGCTGGGGGGGGCCCTGAATCTAGTCCTCCTCTCCAGCCAGCACAG AGTGTGGGGCTGGCCTCGCTTGTGGCGCCTTTGCTGATCTCACAAGCCATGGGCCTGGCCCTCTACATCCTGCCAGTGCTGGGCCAACACGTGGCCACCCAGCACTTCCCCGTGGCTGAGGCCGAGGCCGTGGTGCTGACCTTGCTGGCCATCTATGCAGCCGGCTTGGCCCTTCCACACAGCACCCAGCG GGTGGTGAGTGCACGGGCCCCAGACAGAGGCTGGATGGCGCTGAAGCTCGTGGCCATCATCTACCTGGCGCTACAATTGGCCTGCATCGCCCTCACCAACTtctcactgggcttcctgctggcTGTCACCATGGTGCCCGCTGCGGCGCTCACGAAGCCCTATGGGCCCCG GCCACTCTATGCTACCCTGTTGGTGCTGACGAGCCCCGCAGCCACGCTCCTGGGCAGCCTGTTCCTTTGGCGAGAGCTGCAGGAGGCGCCGCTGTCGCTGGCCGAGGGCTGGCAGCTGTTCCTGGTGGCAGTGGCCCAGGGTGTGCTGGAACACCATACCTATGGCGCCATGCTCTTTCCACTGCTGGCTCTGGGCCTCTACCCCTGCTGGCTGCTTTTCTGGAATGTGCTCTTCTGGAAGTGA